In Lolium rigidum isolate FL_2022 chromosome 7, APGP_CSIRO_Lrig_0.1, whole genome shotgun sequence, the DNA window TCTCTCGGATCATGGCGTTCTCCCTCACGAGGgcatcgtttttttttttttgcgttggCTAGAGGGGCTCCAGTTTGCATCTATTCCTGAGTGTCGACGGCGCGGTGCATAGGGTTCTCGGTGATGGACGCGTCTTGATGGACTCAAGAAGGGTGGTGGCGTTGTTTGGAGCCGTGGCGGTGTTGATGGCGGGTCAGGTTGCAAGCGGTGCGGGATATACCGCTTCGCCGCTACGCCGCCCCGCAAAAAAGGCCCGCGCGGCGCCGCTAGGCTGACCGTGTCATTCGAGCGGGCCGAAGCGGTCAGCCCGCGTTGTCTGCAAGCCACCCCGCAGAGCTGCAAAGTCCCGCAAAATGACAGATAGACCAGAGAGATCGAGCGTTTCCGAAAAGGCCGACGGCTCGTtgacccggccgccgccgcctccctctgtCGCCGACGTCGCTGCCTCCCTCCTTGTTGATGCCCCGACTTCctcttccctctccccttcctctcGGGGAACAACAGCTTCGGCCGGTCACGGTAGAGGACGTAGGCCCCTCCACAGGAGCGCACCTACCAGCCTCCCCGTCCTCGTTCAGCTGCTGGTGGAGCCGCCGGTCCAGTTTGCCCACCGTCGCCGCGTCAACCAAGCCGTGCACGCCGCCGCGGAGGACGTGCCGGAGGCAGGACTCGATGCGCCTGATCCGGACCGGCTCGTGGATGAACGCGCCGGTGTCCTCTTCGCGGATGCAGACTAGCGCGACGACGTGGCCGCCGTTCGTCCATGTCCTGGCGTCGATGGTGCCGCAGCGCAGGTCTTGTAGAGCGAACACCTCGGATAGGAGGCCCGGGCGCTCGTCGCCGACGAGCTCGAGCACGCAGAGCCTCCTCTCCTTGGCCGGCGTGTCGCACGCCCTCGGCAAGCGTtggcggccgaggcggcggcggagagagcGGACTCGAGGCGCGCGAGCAGCCCGTCGGCTCGGCGACCTTGCGGCCCGCGGCGTCGGCGATGTTGAGGACGTCCATGAACCAGCGGCCGTTGTCGGAGGAGATGTAGCACTTCTAGACGCagagccaccgcctccatcagtcCATCGACACGCTATGCTTCCGCTCTgtgctttcttttcttttctgctaGGCAATGGTGTCTGACATGCAACCGGAAAACGGTCCAGTATACAGCTAGCTAGCGAACGGAAAAGAATTGATCAGCGCGTACAAGTTTGCGGGACGATGCGGCCGCCCCACTCCTGCCGCATTGTCCGCGCTAATTCAAGCGGTATGTCGCAGCAAGCCGCGAGCGTCCGCAGACACGGAGTTGTCCCGTGATGCTTTGTAGCGGTCAGCCGCAACCCGCCCCGCTTGCAGCCTGGATGGCGGGTCTAGCAAGTTCAATGCGTTGATCTTTTCTGAACGTCGGCCAAACAGCTCCTAGACATCGATGTCGGTGGCCGCGTATGAGCCGATGAGCGGAAAGCTTGGTCCGTTTGAGTCTGGAAAGATGCCGTAAATATCGACATAAATATGGGTGATGGCCTAACTTTTCGCCCACCGTGAACTTGGACGTACCTGAAGCTCTCCCTTCTGTACGTGTACTAGTGTCCATGATTCAGCTGGCTGTACTTACGTTAGCGGTGATGGGACATAGATTATGTGCCCATGTGGCGACCTTTACGGGCGAATTGAACCAAATCATGGGCACGCATGCGTTGTTTAGTTCTCTCCCAGTGTCGCTGCTGCTTCCAAGTGGTGCGCGTTCCGGCCTACACGTCCGCGGCCACCGCGGCAGCCGGTGCATGCACATGGTGGGCGGTGGACTGGCGCAGCGCAACCAATGGCTTCATGGTTGGAGCTGGACAAGCCATCACTTTTCGGCTACTCCGTGTGATCGCCTTGATGTTGTGTGATTCATGGCCGCGAGATGGCCACGATCACAGCGCATGTTCTACCTCCGCGACCTTTTCAGGGGATGGTGCGATGATCGATGCCCCCGCTTAAATCTCCTGGATTAGTCTTACACAAACCGATCGGGGCCGTATCGGCATTGGGATATGGTAGGATTTGGAGACCAGGAGATCATGTTTGGCTGTCAGGATCATTGGCACCGAGATACCGATTGCATTAATAAGTATATATGCCCTGCCAGTTCGTCGCGGCAATGGACAGTGGTGGTACGAGGGCAATGCGGCGGAGCACTAAACTGTCAGACGTCACGCTGCTTCTGTATTCGTGTCTGCTTGTTTTCATGCTACTAAAGTATCCCATTCACTATCTTCATGTACGACTGTGATCGTGGCCCTGGTGGTGATAAGGAGAGCAATTTCCTCTATCACGTGGGACCATGGCTAACTGTGCCCAGACTCAGACTTAACTTCTTTTTAAACATAAGTTTATAGGTCTAGCTTTATatataagactagtcatagtggggagtaacatagagtagtatcatggtgtatgttactaccctatgttactaccttcatagtgggtagttacatatatgtggtgtcatgcatgccatatttattagattgtagactcatcttgtcttgagaagtgtgatgttatggtaacatagctagttaccaccccactctctttcttcatttattgatatgccatgtcaccaacatgctttggggtgtgtgatgttactacctatgttactcccactatgagcagcctaaagCTATACGGCAACATAGTATGACAGATAGAAACACGCAGCGTTCTCGGCTTCAACAAACCATCCACACACATAAGAGACCTCATCGGGAGACTACAAGAGTTTCATAAACCAGTCCACACAAAGCATCTAGATAAATAGGTAGCGGCCGCTTCGAGTCCTCACGCGCCGGGTCTCGTCCTCGCATCTAGCGTCCTAACCTCTATCATCACCGCGTTTATCATCCCTCGGTCCTTCGGTCTAACCAAAATCCTCCATCTCTGCatgtaggagtgcatatgaaagaaGATATCAGCGTGGTTGTTGATAAGTTTCTCTTCCATAGTTAGTTTGTCATCATATTTCAAAGCGCCCAGCATTGAACCGCAAAGGTGAACCATGCTAGCTTACGCAAGGACCCCGAAGTCTCTGGACGAGAGAGATAAACTGCCGAGCCCCTACTGGATTCCAGTCACACTGTAGGAGCTTCCTAGCTACCGCCCACACCAACTTCGCAAGATGGCATGAGAAGATGTGGTTGCAGTCCTCCTGCTCCCCACAGAAGGTGCATACCCCATTAGTCGGTCCATTCCGCTTCGCTACCTGCACCCCGGAGGGTAATCGGCTCCTGATGAGTTGCCACAAGAACACCCTAATCTTCAGAGGAACCCTCGTCTTCCAAACCTCCTTGAGTGTGTTATTACCACCCCTTGCGTTAGTCGCACATAGATAGACCTGGTGGAGAACTCCCCTTAGGCCTCTAGGGCCCACGACACCTCATCCTCCTTCCGAATAGGGGTGGAGATCGAAGATCCTACACGAGTTATCCCATTCCACCGTCTCAGCAAGGCCAAAAGCCCTCCTAAAGAGAATTCACCAACCACTGGCATCCCTTACCCCAGCCACCGTAGCAAAGTGGTTGTCACAACACTGAAATAGGCGGGGGAACAATTCCCTCAGTGGACCATTTCTGGTCCACCAATCTAACCAGAAGTACGTGCGTCTTCCGTCAGCGACGTTGTGCCTAGCCCCTAGCTTAAAATACCATTTCATTTTCTGGATGGCATTCCAAAACTGAGACCCCTTAGTCGGCACCAACGGGGAAAAGATATCATTCCCTCCTAGGTACTTTGCTCTGATCAGGTCCGCCCTTAGACCCTCAGCTCCCTAGTAGAGTTTCCAGATCCACTTTAGCATTAAGTCAATGTTCATGAGCTTCGTGTTGATGACCGCCAGCCCCCCGAATTCTCGAGGTCTGCAAACCGTAGCCCAGTCTACCATGTGGTCCTTCCTCTTGTTAcccactccttcccaaaagaagcggggACTTATTCATCTCCCCGTGTGTCGTCTCGTGAAGGAGGTACATCCCCATGGCGAACATCGGAAGGCTCGACAGAGAGGAGTTGGTCAACTCTAGTCTCCATGTAGATGCTAGAAAGAGCCCCTGCCATGGGTCAACCCTATGCCACCTTCTCCGTCAAGAAGTGCCAATCCGCCACCAACAGGGTCTTGTTTTAGACCGGCAGCCCCAGGTATGTCATCGGTAGGCTCCCAAGGTTGCAGTTTAGCAAGTCGGCTACCCTTAGCCTCTTTGTGTCATCCACCCCTGTGACGAgagtgatacatctcaaacgtatctataatttcttatgttccatgctacttttatgatgatactcacatgttttatacacattatatgtcattattatgcattttccggcactaacctattgacgagatgccgaagagccagttgttgttttctgctgtttttggtttcagaaatcctacaaaggaaatattctcggaattggacgaaatcaacgctcagggtcttatttttccacgaagcttccagaagaccgaaagggaaacgaagtggggcgacgaggcgccgacacaacagggcggcgcggcccaggtcttggccgcgcggccctggcgtgtggggccctcgtgtcgcccctaaacctacccttccgcctacttaaagccttcgtcgcgaaacccccagtaccgagagccacgatacggaaaaccttccagagacgcagccgccgccaatcccatctcgggggattcaggagatcgcctccggcactctgccggagaggggaatcatctcccggagggctcttcatcgccatgatcgcctccggatcgatgtgtgagtagttcacccctggactatgggtccatagcagtagctagatggttgtcttctcctcattgtgctatcatgttagatcttgtgagctgcctatcatgatcaagatcatctatttgtaatgctacatgttgtgtttgttgggatccgatgaatattgaatactatgtcaagttgattatcaatctatcatatatatgttgtttatgttcttgcatgctctccgttcctagtagaggctctggccaagttgatacttgtaactccaagagggagtatttatgctcgatagtgggttcatgcctccattgaatctgggacagtgagagaaagttctaaggttgtggatgtgctgttgccactagggataaaacatcgatgctttgtctaaggatatttgtgttgattacattacgcaccatacttaatgcaattgtctgttgtttgcaacttaataccggaaggggttcagatgataacctgaaagtggactatttaggcatagatgcatgctggatagcggtctatgtactttgtcgtaatgccctgattaaatctcatagtactcatcatgatatatgtatgtgcattgttatgccttctttatttgtcaattgcccgactgtaatttgttcacccaacatgctatttatcttatgggagagacaccactagtgaatcgtggaccccggtccattctttacatctgaaatacaatctactgcaattgttctttactgttcttcgcaaccaaacatcatcatccacactatacatctaatcctttgtttacagcaagccggtgagattgacaacctcactgttacgttggggcaaagtactttgattgtgttgtgcaggttccacgttggcgccggaatccctagtgttgcgccgcactacactccgtcgccaacaaccttcacgtgttccttgactcctactggttcgataaccttggtttcttactgagggaaaacttgctactgtacgcatcacaccttcctcttggggttcccaacgaacgtgtgttaactgcacgcatcagacaGCCTCACTTTTATTGAAGTTAATCTTAAGTCCAGACATGTTCTCAAAGCACAACAGAAGGAGTTTCAAGTTTGCGATCCCTAGGTCTGAAGGCTCAATCATGATCATCGTATCGTCCCCGTATTGTAAATTAGTATTTCCCCCTGGAATTAGATACGGCACAACCCCTTGGATGTGACCGCTCTCCTTGGCCCTGGACAGGATGGCCACCAAGGCATCCACCATGAAGTCAAAGAAGATGGGGGCAGGGGATCCCCCTGGCGCACCCCAACGCGCATTTCAGAAATACGATCCGACCTCGCCATTGATGTTGATTGCAGTTTGTCCACCCGAGATAAGTTGCAAAAGTCTGTGAACCACACCCGCCGAGAAACCCTTTCTCGGTAGGACCTCGCGAAGGAACTCCCAATTgactttatcatatgccttctcaaagtCCAGTTTAAGAAGCAAGCCCTTGAGATTCTTAACGCGCCGTGAGCAATGTCATGAAGTGCTCATACTCCCTCGTGTATGCAGCGGCCCTTAATGAAGGCCGTCTGACTCCGATCTATCGTCCTATGAGCAAACGGGGTTAACCTAGTGGCATACGCCTTAGCAATGAATTGAAAAATAACGTTAATGGGTACTGTTTAATTGCATCGGCTCCCCTAACTTTCGGAATCAAGGAAATAATGCCGTAATTGAAACACGCAATGTCAACTCTCTCTAGAGCAAAATCATTCAGGATGGCCAGGATGAGTCCTTTAAGAATCTCCCAAAAATTCTTAAAGAAAGCCACCAATGGCCCGGTGCGGAGTCCGGTTTCATTTCCGCAAGCACCACATCCAGCTGTGAACGTAAGCTCCAGCCCTCTGTTTTGTTTTCCCCCTCAGAGACCTGCTCCCCCTCCGGCCAAAGGTCCGCGGCAAGGGAGAATACTTtctcctcccccgccgcccccATGAGCCCCTGGTAGAACCCAGCCTCAGACTTAAATTCAGTGACTTAGTGAAGCAGCATCACACTGATGCTGCATCAGCAATGGAAAGGGTATATGATCCCACATGACACAATTAAACAAACGATATCTGACACGCACAAGACGGAAAGGCAGTTGGAACTGAAAGTTAATCTTGCTCCTTGCTAGAGCAGCACAATGCTAACTAAAACCAAATTCAGTTGACAGGACACTTGAACAAATAACATAACTTGCAGCCAGTGGAATGTTGGGCTGCAACCTGCAAGTCTGCAACACAGGATATTCTCCAACTAAGAAGTACTAGTGTAGGAGCAGCTAGTCCTGTTACATATAGCATCCTAATCCAGTACCCACTAACTTGTGATTGGCAACTTCTAGGAAAGAAACACAGGAAATATCACCCAGCTTTTGCTACGACCAGCTGTTAGGAAAGAAATCCCAGGTCTCTTCTTTAATACAAGACCTTTCTGACACCCTTGGTTCTTCAAATAGAGTCTCTGTTCCCCACCCGAAATAGAACAAGGGTCAGGATGGACATATTTAGCATGCCAAAATCTACACGGTGATATCACCAAGTAGCACACTCTAATGAACCTAGGCAAACAGGGATATCACAAAGATCATGTCTTAAGTGCCAATGCCCGCAACATTGCAGTAAAAACTTAAAAGAAGAGTGAACTCCACTTTTTACCCCCTGGTTATGCACTTGTGACACTGATTACCCAGCCGAGTGAAAAATTGTTTGTACTATCTCTTTAAAAAGTTTTGGACCCTCATTTTCTGATGCGTATCCAATGAGCAAGATGTGGGGTGATAAACGGGGTTCAAAGATATCAGAGCGACGACAAGGAATGGAACAGATAGATAAGAGAAGTCTGGACATGAACTCCGATCTTTACAACTTTTGTCGGTCCTATCCAACAAAAACAAGCAAAATGATAAACTGCGGTAAACCATGTTCAAAGTCTCCTAGATGGGATATTTCGATAGAAGTTTCACTAGAtgggtaatatgtgtcacaaatgcagAACTGGAGGGGAAAAAGTGGAAGACATTCTTAAAAAAAGGAACATCACATGATAGTAACATTTTCCATTTGCGCAAGtcatttgagatttcctttggagTCTCATGTGCGCATGAAAGGTTGACAGTACAGAGCTAAAATGTCTGGTATCTAACTCAAATGCATGCTTTTTACAAATGAAGAACTCGATAGTTTAGAAACTTCTTAGATTAATGCACTAGAAACGTAAAACAAATCATGCATGATCTTACAAATTGATTAACTAAGACAAGGACACATGCACATAGAAAAAGATAAATTTACCTCACCTGTTCAACCAACATATCAAATTAACAGATCTCATATATGTTCAGAGTTTCTGATCCATCCATTTCCACCCAACTCCCCTGCCTACAAGCAGAAGAAGCAGAACAAACCAATGAAAAAACAAGGAGAAGTTGGACCAATGAGAAGGCAGGGTAAGCTTTTGTGACAAGTACAGTAAATGAAGCCACATCCATGTCAGGTACAGAGAATAATAAATAACCTTTAACAAGACATGTTAAGACTCTGCATATTCAGTCATCCAAAAATATTCATGAGAGAATCTGTACTAGCTTTGTCCAATGGCCCCACACAAAATATGAACAGATCGAGAAACCTCCGTGCAAAATGTGCATCACTTAGTAGTCTTCGAATATAAAGATCTGGTAttattttaaaatacatataTAAAATACATGTTGCCATGAGTAAATGACTGGTATTAAGATGAGCATTATCTTGCGGAAATGTATTGAATGGAAAAAAAACAATAACAAGCTTTAAGCTTCCAAATGTGTCGATCGATTAACTATATCACACATCAGATGGTTTTGATATGTTCTTTTACAGTGTGGTTGTTTTTACCAGTTTACAATTGTTAGAAAACTTCTGATGAAAATACTAATATGAGCAAAGTATGTAGTATTACAGAAATGGCCAAGCAGCAATAGCCATAGTTACATTTCTGTTTTAGACTTAATTTAGCCCAACAATAATATACATAATTACATTTCCAAATTGCCATAAGATAACCATACCCATAAAGAGACAAATAACTCAAGCTAGACCAAGTCGATCCTTAATCATAGAAACAAATATACATCAAACACATACCAATAGTAACTGGAATGAATCTGTTTGCACGTGAGGTAAAGATGTATTACCTGCAGTATAGAAACTTCTGTAAGGATAATACAGCTTACTACTCCAGCAATTTCTTTTGGAAATTCTTATGAACTGCATCGAATCAAGTTGAAGCATGAAGTCACCAATATAAGTAGCCAGAACAATCGCATTTGACTCCTCATCATACCCCACCATCCCTGCCATTTTGTGGTCGCTAGGCATTCCTTGTGGAAAGAGTCCATCTAGTTGAATGACTTTTGACTGCAGCACCCATccaacaacattatcagagttggAGCTCCTCTTCCACAATTGGATGCCCAGATTCGACATGCTTGCGAAGCCAAGGCCACTATCATTTGTCCGTAAGAGCTGGAAGGAATAGCCGGCGGCACCATGGGCATCCACCGGCTGGGCATCCACCGGCTTCTCGATCACATCAAGACTCTGGCTTTCAATATCAAACGCAAGAATGTCACCTTCACATAACAACCAGAAAAGTGCATCCCTAATGAGGACACTGGGCCTTATCTGAAGAATCTCATCTGTAGTCGGCGTTGATGCAATATTTCCCCATGCACCAGACTTGGACTCGTAGAGGCAAGCGGACGCTTGTGTGTCTCCACCACACGTCAAAACTAACTTAAACGGGCTGGAGAAGCAATCGCCATGCACATGCCCATCTTCAGGATCAACACATAGCACCGCTGCGTGCCAGTCCCAGAAAGTGTCAGTTTCGGCATTAACAAGCCCTGGTGGAAAAGGCACGCGTTGCTGCTGCCCGGTGAGGGGATCCCATACAACGGTCTCGCGCAGCCACTTGATAAAGACAGCAAGCCCATGTCGGCAGCCGAGGAAGTCCCTGCTACTCTTGGGCACGCAGAAGCGTGCAGCTGAGATGCGGTCAGGCTTTGTGTCCATGACAGGAACGAAGTTGTGTTTACTGCCAGTATACCCTACAAAGAAGCCCAACAGAGGAGGCTTTTGGTGGTGTTTCCGGAAGCGTTTGAGAAACCTGGGATCGGAGAGGATGCTGCGCCAGAGTGTGCAAACGAGGGAGGCCTGTGGGAGGGAGGATGGCTTTGGAGGGAGACGGAGTAGGatcttgttgactgccaaaacccaccgg includes these proteins:
- the LOC124670841 gene encoding uncharacterized protein LOC124670841, with amino-acid sequence MAFDVIEVPFQFNKILLRLPPKPSSLPQASLVCTLWRSILSDPRFLKRFRKHHQKPPLLGFFVGYTGSKHNFVPVMDTKPDRISAARFCVPKSSRDFLGCRHGLAVFIKWLRETVVWDPLTGQQQRVPFPPGLVNAETDTFWDWHAAVLCVDPEDGHVHGDCFSSPFKLVLTCGGDTQASACLYESKSGAWGNIASTPTTDEILQIRPSVLIRDALFWLLCEGDILAFDIESQSLDVIEKPVDAQPVDAHGAAGYSFQLLRTNDSGLGFASMSNLGIQLWKRSSNSDNVVGWVLQSKVIQLDGLFPQGMPSDHKMAGMVGYDEESNAIVLATYIGDFMLQLDSMQFIRISKRNCWSSKLYYPYRSFYTAGESEAGFYQGLMGAAGEEKVFSLAADLWPEGEQTPLPSRKEKKAQSGSIACRWTDGGGGSASRSATSPPTTAAGSWTSSTSPTPRAARSPSRRAARAPRVRSLRRRLGRQRLPRACDTPAKERRLCVLELVGDERPGLLSEVFALQDLRCGTIDARTWTNGGHVVALVCIREEDTGAFIHEPVRIRRIESCLRHVLRGGVHGLVDAATVGKLDRRLHQQLNEDGEAALRGGLQTTRADRFGPLE